Below is a window of Flavobacterium cyclinae DNA.
ACACCTTCCTGTGGATGCCAAACACCACAATCTTCAGTCATTGGAATAACTTCATGTATTTCATCTACATTTAAATCACCACCAGTTCCGTAATAATTTTTTAATAATGGAGAAACCGCTTTATACCATCTTTCTAAAACGCCTTTTTTTCTAGGATCATTTGGATCAAAATTAATTCCCGATTTTGCTCCACCAATTGCTGGTCCCGAAACTGAGAACTTAACTTCCATAGTTTTAGCTAATGAAAGTACTTCATTCATATCTAATCCTTTACGCATACGAGTTCCACCTCCAGCAGCACCTCCTCTTAACGAATTGATTACTGTCCATCCTTCTGCATCTGTTTCAGGATCTTTCCAATTAAAAACTATTTCCGGTTCTTTGTTCTCAAATTTTTTTAATAAATCTTTCATTGTGTTGGTTAAATTTTTTTGGTTTTACAAATATACATATTCTGTTTAAGCATAGAAGCTAAAAGTATTTTTTTTAGTTTTTTATAACATTTTATTGTACACTACTCCAGATGAATGATTTTTACAAGCCCCTGTTACTGAAGACAATACATTAATTTCATTTCTTAGTTTAAGAACTCCTAAAAAACCAAAAATTAATGCTTCTTTAAATTGTATAGTTTTATCATCTGGAATTACAATTTTTGTTGTAGGTAAATAATTACAGAGCCTATCAATCAAAAATCTATTATATGCACCACCTCCTGTTACTAATAAATTCGAATTTTGTTTAGAACAAATGTTTGCAATTTGAAGAGCAATATGTTCGACAAAAGTGCAAAGTTTATCTTTTACGTCGATTGAAAAGGAATGCATAATTGGGAAAATTTCCGCATTTACGAATTCAATTCCAAGTGATTTTGGATAAGGTGCTTTGTAAAAATCCAAATCATTTAATTTTCGCAATAAATCTTGATTTAAATTTCCAGATTTTGCAAGATTTCCAGCATCATCATAAAGAAAACCCAATTCATTCGCATAAAAATTTAAAACGGTATTTACTGGTGAGATATCAAATGCAATTCGTATTCCATTTTCATTAAATGACACATTAGAAAATCCGCCTAAATTCAGACAGTAATCATATTCCGAAAAAAGTAATTCGTCTCCTACAGGAACTAACGGCGCTCCCTGACCGCCTAATTTAACATCTTGCACTCTAAAATCACAAACAATTGTTTGATTTACTAAATCACGAATCAATGGCAGATTACCAATTTGAAGGGTAAATCCATTTTGAGGTTGATGTAAAATAGTATGGCCATGACTACAAACGGCATCGATTTCAATTAGATTAT
It encodes the following:
- a CDS encoding anhydro-N-acetylmuramic acid kinase produces the protein MFKENYNVIGVMSGTSLDGVDLAYIKFNYTDHWSFEIFQSETVSYSEEWLNKLKNAIHFTTSELEELNFGYTKLLASIISDFITKHNLIEIDAVCSHGHTILHQPQNGFTLQIGNLPLIRDLVNQTIVCDFRVQDVKLGGQGAPLVPVGDELLFSEYDYCLNLGGFSNVSFNENGIRIAFDISPVNTVLNFYANELGFLYDDAGNLAKSGNLNQDLLRKLNDLDFYKAPYPKSLGIEFVNAEIFPIMHSFSIDVKDKLCTFVEHIALQIANICSKQNSNLLVTGGGAYNRFLIDRLCNYLPTTKIVIPDDKTIQFKEALIFGFLGVLKLRNEINVLSSVTGACKNHSSGVVYNKML